A single window of Dehalococcoidales bacterium DNA harbors:
- a CDS encoding DUF3096 domain-containing protein, with protein sequence MAGVLGVGGLVGGIITLILGIIILVWPRIIAYVIGIWLIIVGIVAIANSV encoded by the coding sequence GTGGCTGGTGTTCTTGGCGTAGGCGGACTGGTGGGGGGGATTATCACCCTTATTTTAGGCATAATCATACTGGTATGGCCCAGAATCATCGCTTATGTGATTGGTATATGGCTGATTATCGTAGGGATAGTAGCCATAGCCAACTCGGTATGA